GCGTCTTCGACGACGGAGGGTGGGACGATCGAGGCGGGAGCAGCGCGGACAACGCGACCTCCGGGGCCGAGCTGCGATCGCCCGTGATCGGGATCACCGGGCTTGAGGTGGACGCCTCGGCCGCGTCATTCACACTCGAGTTCTATGACGTGGACGAGGCGGTGCTGACGGTCGACCACCGCGGCAGCGGTCGCGGCGGCGAGTGGACGATGCGCGCCGAGGACGAGGAACTGGTGGTCGAGCGCGCCTCGGGCCCGCGCACCGATGGATGCCTGTTCGGTTGCGGCGAGCGGGGCGGCGGGGAGCGGGTCAAGCTGACGCTGCCGCGGAGCCTCGGCGAGGGGGACCTGCTGAACGGGGATCTCACGATCAACAGCGGTGAGCTGCAGGTCGCGGGCGACTTCGCGGAGCTCTCGCTCGATGTGAACGCGGGTTCGCTCGGCTTCATCGGCAGCGCACGGGATCTGTCGGCCTCTGTGCGCACGGGCGAGGCTTCGATCGAGGCGAAGGACGTGCGCGAGGCCGAGTTCGACCTCGAGGTGGGGGACCTGCGGGCCGTGCTGTCGGGGACCGCGCCCGCGCTCGTCGACCTTGAAGCGAGCACCGGCAGCGCCGACCTGAAGCTGCCCGAGGGGGAGTACCGAGTCGACGCGGAAGGCGAGCTGGGTGCGACCGACAACAGGCTCTCCACGAACGACCAGTCGAAGAACGTCGTGAGCGTACGGGCATCGCTCGCCGAGGTGACGCTGCGCTGAGCGCCCGCCGCCCGCTGAGGCCCGCCCGTAGAATGGCCGCATGGCGCAGTGGCGGGAGGACGTGCTCGGTGCCGGGTTCGAGTGCATCGATCTCGATCTCGGCACCGATGACGAGGGGCCGATCGTCGCGACGCTGGTGAGATCCGAGCCCCGTCCCGACGCCTGGTTCGAGCGAATGTTTCACGGGAAACGTTTGCTCGACGGCGTCGATGTGCTCTACGTGCACGGATGGTCGGACTACTTCTTCCAGCGCGATCTCGCGGCCTTCTGGACCTCGCGGGGAGCCCGGTTCTTCGCTCTCGACCTGCGCAAGTACGGACGCAGTCTGCGCGAGGGGCAGACGCCCGGGTACATCGAGAACCTCGACGACTACCACCTCGAGGTGGACGCCGCTCTCTCGGTCTTGGGGGAGGGCACGGTCGAGCCGCGCCCGCTCGTGCTGTTCGGTCATTCGACGGGCGGACTCGTCCTGAGCCTGTGGGCCGCGGCGAATCCCGGCCGAGCGGCCGCGCTGGTGCTCAACAGCCCCTGGCTCGAGTTCCAGCTCGCGAGTGCGGGCCGTCAGGTGCTCATGCCGCTGCTCAACCTCGGCGCGCGCACGAACCCGCGCGAGGTGGCTCCGCAGCTCGACTACGGCTTCTACACGAGGGCGCAGCGAGAGGTGGGGCCGCTCGACGAACTCGACCAGGTCAACGCGGCCTGGCGCCCCGAGCGCACGCACGCCGTGCGCGGCGGCTGGCTGAGGGCGATTCTGGAGGGGCACTCGCGGGTGAGCCGCGGCCTCGCCATCGACGCGCCGATCCAGGTGCTGCTCTCGGCGCGAACCGCGATGCCGCTCAAGTGGAGCGAGGAGCTGACGCGTGCCGATTCGGTGCTCGAGGTCGACGAGGTTGCGAAGGCCGCGCTGAAGCTGGGGCCGACGGTGACGGTGGATCGCATCGACGGCGCCCTGCACGATGTCTTCCTGTCGAGCGAACCCGCCAGAACCGAGGCCTATCGGCGCCTCGATCGGTGGCTGACGGGCTGGCGTGCGGTCGAAATCGCTCCGGATCGCTGAGCGTAGCACCCGGGAGCGATTGGGCGCGCGGCTTGCTCGCAGCGCGACAGGCTAGGCTCATAACATGGATCTTCGAGTGGCCGCCTACGCGGTGGTGGAACGCCGCGGCAAGATCCTGCTCACCCACTGGCGTCGAGGCCACCTGCACGGATGGACTCTGCCGGGCGGCGGGCTCGAGAGCGGTGAGGATCCCCGTGACGCCGTGGTGCGCGAGGTGCTCGAGGAGACCGGTCTCGAGGCACGCGTCGGCAAACTGCTCGGGGTCGATTCCCGTGTCATGGTGCGCGAGGAGGTGCCGGAGGGGTCGGATCCCGAACTCCACACGATCCGGATCGTCTACCGCGCCTCGGTGAAGGATGGGCCGCTGCAGAACGAGGTCGACGGATCCTCCGACGAGGCGCGCTGGGTGGCGATCCGCGAGATCCGCTCGCTGCGCACGCTCTCGCTGGTGCAGACGGGAATGCGCATGGCGGGGATCACCGCGCGCCGTTCACCCGCGAAGTCGGGCGGCAAGTCCGGCGGCAAGCAGAGCGGCCGCCCGAACGCCAAGAATCGCAAGCAGCAGCCTCGGGACTGAACGCGGCGCGGCCCCGGCAACGAAGAAGCGGTGCCGGATCACGAGGACCCGGCACCGCCCCGGCGATGTCTGCGTTGATCAGTTCGGTCGATCAGCTCTCGGCTGAGTTCTCGGGGGCGACCCAGAGATCGTCGTCGGTGCGGAAGGCCTGCCACAGGGCGTAGCCCACGCCCGCGGCTGCGGCGATGCCGAGCCCCACGGCGATGATGCCGCCCGCGCGGCGCTTCTTCGACGGCTTGAGGTATCCCGTGCGCTCTCCGAACCCGCGCACCTGCTTGGCGGCGTCGTGGCTCTCGATCTCATCGAGCGTGCGGATCGTTCGTGTGAGCGCGGCCGCGACGAGGGGCGCCGTGGCGCGGCGCACGTTCTCCGCGGAACGACGTGCGCGCTTGATGCCGCGCTCGACGGTCGGGCGCGCGGTCTCGACGGCCCGCTCGATGCGCGGCTGCAGGTGCTCGTCGCTCAGCTGACGGGCCTGATGCCCGGCAGTCTGCAGCACCTCGCCCGCGTGCCCCAGTACGACGCGCTGCTGGTCGAGCAGCTGCTGGGCGTCCTTGCGCAGACGGCGGAGTTCGCGGCGGCGCTTGCGTGAGAGTTTCATACCTGTCCTCCTAGCTCGGCGAGGCAATGCTCTGAGCGACATCGCTCGTAAGTTCAACGCTACACCGAACGACGGCCGTCGCGCGGCCTCTGACCGGATGGTTGCAAGGGATTCCCAGTTGGGGGTAGAGTGCACCCGCGATTCCGATGCGTCTTCGGTGAGCTTGTCGGTGGCCCCGCCTAGACTGGACTCATGAGCATTCACACCTCCGTAGCCACCATTCACACCAATCACGGCGACATCGTCATCAATCTCTTCGGCGACCACGCGCCCAAGACCGTCAAGAACTTCGTCGACCTCGCGAACAAGGGCTTCTACGACGGCGTCATCTTCCACCGCATCATCAAGGACTTCATGATCCAGGGCGGCGATCCCACCGGCACCGGCACCGGCGGCCCCGGCTACACCTTCGACGACGAGATCCACCCCGAACTCACCTTCAACAAGAAGTACCAGCTCGCCATGGCTAACGCCGGCAAGCGCCCCGATATGACCGGCCGCCTGGCGGGCACGAACGGCTCGCAGTTCTTCATCACCACCACCGCGCCCAGCTGGCTCAACGGCAACCACACGATCTTCGGAGAGGTCGCCGATGACGACTCGAAGGCCGTCGTCGACGCCATCGAGTCGGTGCAGACCGGTGCCATGGATCGCCCCGTCGAAGACGTGGTCATCACCGGCGTCGACATCTCCGAGGCCTGAGCCCAGTGGTAGCGAGCGGATCGGGGCCGACGTTCGGCGAGCGCGTCGAGTACGGCCCTGAAGACGTCTGCTACCGCCACCCGAACACCCACAGCTTCACGCTGTGCCAGCGCTGCGGGCGTACGATCTGCTCCGCCTGCCAGACCGCGTCCGCCGTAGGTGTGCTCTGCCCCGAGTGCGTGAAGCAGACGCAGCCGGGAGCTGCGAAGCGGGCCGTCCGGTCTGCCCGGGTCACCGGGCGCCGGGTGGCTGCGCTCGACACTCCCGTCACCTACACGATCATCGCCGTCAACCTGGCGGTGTTCGTGCTGCAGCTGCTCGGGCGGTACTTCTTCTCCGACGGAGTCACGCGGGCGCTGTGGTACATGCCGATCTACTCGGTGCCCGAATCGGTGTCGAGCCAGTTGTTCAGCGACGTGGGTTTCGAGCCGTGGCGCATGCTCACGGCCACCTTCACGCACTCGACAGGGTTCCTGCTGCACATCCTGTTCAACATGTACGCGCTGTGGCTGTTCGGCCGCAATCTCGAGCAGCTGATGGGGCGTGCGCAGTTCCTCGTGCTCTACCTGTTCGCCGGGCTGGGAGGCTCGCTCGCCGTGATGCTGTGGGTCTACGCGGATCCTGCCACGGTAGTCGTGCCCACCGTCGGCGCATCCGGTGCGATCTTCGGCGTTCTGGGGGCGACGGCGGTCGCGTTCAAAGCCGCCGGCGCGAATGTCGCCTCCCTCGTCACCCTGATCGCCATCAACTTCGGCATCGGCCTGCTCCCGGGGGCGAACATCTCCTGGCAGGCCCATCTCGGGGGGCTGATCGTGGGGGCGCTCACGATGTGGCTGCTGCTCTCGAATCGGGGGCCGCGGAAGCGCACGCGGCGGATCGTCTCGCTCGTGGCGATCGGCGCCGTGCTGGTGGCGCTCAGCTTCGCGTACTTCGCGGTGCTTCCCTGACCGGGGTTGCCACGGAGTTATCCACAGGTATATCCCCAACTGGGGAGGAATTACACCGGTGTGATTGAGGACATTCTCGGGTCCGTGCCGGCGCACGGACCCGAGAACCATTCAGGCGGGAACGCGCGCGAGCGCGGCTACTTCCACCACGGAGTCATGAGGAAGCCGACGAGCACCAGGCCGAAGCCGACGAAGATGTTCGCCTGGCCGAGAGCGGGCACGGGCAGCTGCAGTGTGGTGCTCGTGATGTAGAAGAGCACGATCCAGATCAGGCCCAGCAGCATGAAGCCGAACATGACCGGCTTGAACCAGACCGGGTTCGGCGCATCCTTGCGCGAGGGGGTCCGATCCGCCCCGCCCTGAGCGAGCTCCGCCGACTTGCGCTTGCTTACGTTCTTCCCAGCTGCTGCCATGCCCTCGATTCTACCGGGATTCCGGCTGCGCTCAGGCAATCGCTCTAGAATCATGAGGGTGATGGAGACCCGCGAGAGGCGCGGCCGGCGCAGGCGCGCGCGGCTCAGCCCGCTGACCGTGATCGGTGAGCTGCTGCTGCTCGGCGGGCTGGGAGTGCTCGGCTACATCGTCTGGCAGCCGTGGCACACCGGCGTCGGCGTCACCGCGAAGCAGGCGGATCTCTCGGCAGAGGATTCGGCGCGGTGGGATGCGGAGCAGCCGCAGCCCTACGACGGGACGGTGCCTGTCACTGCCCGCCCCGCTGCCGCCGAGGTGTTCGGAGTGCTGCGGGTACCCGCCTTCGGAGTCACCTACGCCAACCGCGTCGCCGAGACG
This DNA window, taken from Leucobacter tenebrionis, encodes the following:
- a CDS encoding DNA/RNA helicase, translating into MKLSRKRRRELRRLRKDAQQLLDQQRVVLGHAGEVLQTAGHQARQLSDEHLQPRIERAVETARPTVERGIKRARRSAENVRRATAPLVAAALTRTIRTLDEIESHDAAKQVRGFGERTGYLKPSKKRRAGGIIAVGLGIAAAAGVGYALWQAFRTDDDLWVAPENSAES
- a CDS encoding alpha/beta hydrolase codes for the protein MAQWREDVLGAGFECIDLDLGTDDEGPIVATLVRSEPRPDAWFERMFHGKRLLDGVDVLYVHGWSDYFFQRDLAAFWTSRGARFFALDLRKYGRSLREGQTPGYIENLDDYHLEVDAALSVLGEGTVEPRPLVLFGHSTGGLVLSLWAAANPGRAAALVLNSPWLEFQLASAGRQVLMPLLNLGARTNPREVAPQLDYGFYTRAQREVGPLDELDQVNAAWRPERTHAVRGGWLRAILEGHSRVSRGLAIDAPIQVLLSARTAMPLKWSEELTRADSVLEVDEVAKAALKLGPTVTVDRIDGALHDVFLSSEPARTEAYRRLDRWLTGWRAVEIAPDR
- a CDS encoding NUDIX hydrolase encodes the protein MDLRVAAYAVVERRGKILLTHWRRGHLHGWTLPGGGLESGEDPRDAVVREVLEETGLEARVGKLLGVDSRVMVREEVPEGSDPELHTIRIVYRASVKDGPLQNEVDGSSDEARWVAIREIRSLRTLSLVQTGMRMAGITARRSPAKSGGKSGGKQSGRPNAKNRKQQPRD
- a CDS encoding rhomboid family intramembrane serine protease, with amino-acid sequence MVASGSGPTFGERVEYGPEDVCYRHPNTHSFTLCQRCGRTICSACQTASAVGVLCPECVKQTQPGAAKRAVRSARVTGRRVAALDTPVTYTIIAVNLAVFVLQLLGRYFFSDGVTRALWYMPIYSVPESVSSQLFSDVGFEPWRMLTATFTHSTGFLLHILFNMYALWLFGRNLEQLMGRAQFLVLYLFAGLGGSLAVMLWVYADPATVVVPTVGASGAIFGVLGATAVAFKAAGANVASLVTLIAINFGIGLLPGANISWQAHLGGLIVGALTMWLLLSNRGPRKRTRRIVSLVAIGAVLVALSFAYFAVLP
- a CDS encoding cell division protein CrgA, yielding MAAAGKNVSKRKSAELAQGGADRTPSRKDAPNPVWFKPVMFGFMLLGLIWIVLFYITSTTLQLPVPALGQANIFVGFGLVLVGFLMTPWWK
- a CDS encoding peptidylprolyl isomerase codes for the protein MSIHTSVATIHTNHGDIVINLFGDHAPKTVKNFVDLANKGFYDGVIFHRIIKDFMIQGGDPTGTGTGGPGYTFDDEIHPELTFNKKYQLAMANAGKRPDMTGRLAGTNGSQFFITTTAPSWLNGNHTIFGEVADDDSKAVVDAIESVQTGAMDRPVEDVVITGVDISEA